A DNA window from Brassica napus cultivar Da-Ae chromosome A4, Da-Ae, whole genome shotgun sequence contains the following coding sequences:
- the LOC106429299 gene encoding signal recognition particle 14 kDa protein: MVLLQLDPFLNELTSMFEKSKEKGSVWVTLKRSSLKSKLQKRKLSAAGESIEYRCLIRATDAKKTISTSVGAKDHLRFQASYATILKAHMTALKKRERKDRKKPTEAEKKESTSTSTKPKKL, encoded by the exons ATG GTTTTACTACAGTTGGATCCGTTTCTTAATGAACTCACGAGCATGTTCGAGAAAAGCAAAGAGAAGGGTTCCGTGTGGGTTACTTTGAAAAGAT CATCTTTGAAGTCGAAGCTGCAGAAGAGGAAACTGAGCGCGGCTGGAGAATCCATAGAGTACAGATGCCTTATTCGAGCTACTGATGCTAAGAAAACGATCTCTACTTCG GTTGGGGCTAAGGATCATTTGAGATTTCAAGCATCTTATGCTACCATTCTTAAAGCTCACATGACTGCTTTGAAGAAGAGGGAGAGGAAAGACAGGAAAAAACCAACAGAGgcagaaaagaaagaaagcacTTCAACCTCTACTAAACCCAAGAAACTTtga